The nucleotide sequence ACCCCGACCGACGGCCGGGAGGTCAGCTCGCCGACGACGGTGCCGAGGAGGACCCCGGCGCCGACGGCGGCCGGCGCGAGCGCGGTCAGCCGGCCGAGGGCGTCGACGCGCTGGCCGAGGGCGAGCAGCAGGCCGCCGGCCACGAGGCCGAGCGCGAGGCCGACGAGCCGCCATCCCCGCGTGCGGGCGGCGATGCGGGCGACGTCCGCGTGCTCGTTGACGCCGACCGTGATGACCTGGCGACGCGCCAGGGCGACGACGAACGCGACGAGCGCGAGCGGCAGTGCGAGGACGGTGACGACCACGGCTCCTCCTCCTTGCTTGTACCGGATGTCTGACACAAGCAGGATGCCGCCGGCACGCACTTGTGTCAAGCACTTGTCACAAGTGCTCCCGGCCGGTCATGGCAGGATCGAGGGATGAGCAGCCCGCTGGACTGGATCAGGGACGCCGCCGACGCTCGCGCCGCGGTGGGGCTGACCCGCCGCCTCGTGACGACCAAGGCGCGTGACGTCCTCGACCTCGCGGGCAACGACTACCTCGGCCTGCGGCACCACCCGGCCGTCGTCGCCGGCGCCGTCGCCGCCGTCGAGACCTACGGCACGGGGGCCGGCGCGTCCCGCCTCGTCACCGGCACCCTCGACGTCCACGAGGAGCTCGAGGCCGCCCTCACCGCGACGACCGGCGCCCCCTCGGCGCTCGTGCTCTCCAGCGGCTACACCGCCAACCTGTCGGTCCTCACGACCCTCGCCGACGCCGGCACCCTCGTCGTCAGCGACGAGCACGCGCACGCCTCGCTCATCGACGGGTGCCGGCTCGCCCGCGCGGCCGTCACCGTCTCGCGGCACAACGACCTCGAGCACGTCGCCGAGCTCCTCGCCCGCCGCGACACCCCGCGCGCCGTCGTCGTCGCCGAGTCGGTCTACTCGGTCCTCGGCGACGCCGCACCCGTCGAGGACCTCGTCGCGCTGACCGCCGAGGCCGGGGCCCTGCTCGTCATCGACGAGGCGCACGCGCTCGGGGTCGTCGGCCCGGGCGGGGCCGGCCTCGTCGCGGCCTCCGGGTCGATGGGCGCCGAGCACGTCGTCGTGACGACCACGCTCTCGAAGTCGCTGGCCTCGCAGGGCGGCGCCGTCCTCGCCGCGCCCGAGGTCCGCGAGCACCTCGTCAACACCGCCCGGCCCTTCGTCTACGACACGGGCCTCGCCCCCGCGGCCGCCGGCGCCGCGCTGGCCGCCCTCGAGGTCCTGCGCGACCACCCCGAGCTCCCGGCCCGGCTGCACGCCAACGCCGCCCGCCTCGCCGCGGCGCTCGGCATCGAGGCGCCGACCGGGGCCGTCATGTCCGTCCCGATGCCCGGCCCCCACGAGACGGTCGAGGCCGTCGAGGCCGCCCTGGCCCTCGGCGTGCGCGTCGGCGCGTTCCGTCCGCCGTCGACCCCCGACGGCTCCTCGCGGCTGCGCATCACGGCCCACGCGCACCACACGGCCCACGACCTCGACCGGGCAGCCGACGTCCTCACCGAGCTCGTCCCGGGGCGCGCGGCATGAGCGACCCGCGTGCGCTGCCCTCCGTCGTCGTGGTCACGGGCACCGGCACCGGGGTGGGCAAGACCGTCGCCACCGCAGCCCTCGCCGCGCTCGTGCGGGGCCGTGGCTCCGAGGTACAGGTCGTCAAGCCGACGCAGACCGGCGTCGGGCCGGGCGACCCCGGCGACGTCGACGAGGTCCGGCGTCTCGTCGGTGACGACCTCGTGACGCACGAGCTGCTCCGGCTGCGCGACCCCCTGTCGCCCGAGGCCGCGGCGCGGCGCGAGGGTGTGACTCTGCCGCCGGTCGCCGTGCACGCCAGGCGGATCGGTGAGCTCGCGACCCAGTCGCACGTCACCCTCGTCGAGGGAGCCGGGGGCCTGCTCGTGCGGCTCGACTCGCGCGGCGGCACGCTGGCCGACCTCGGGGCCGCCCTGCGCTACAAGGGCGTCTCGTGCGGGGTCGTGCTCGTCGCGTCGCCGGGCCTCGGGGTGCTGAGCACCGCCGCGCTGACCGCCGAGGCGCTGGCCGCCCGCTCGCTCCCCCTCATCGGCGTCGTCGTCGGCGCGTGGCCCACCGACCCCGGGCTCGCCGAGACCGAGAACCTCGTCGACCTCCCGCGCGTCACCGGGGCACCGCTGTGGGGGTGCATCCCCGACGGCGTGGGGTCGATGGACGCCGCCGCCTTCTCCGCGGCCGCGCCGGGCTGGTTCGACATCTCCTGACCCCGGGCGCCGGGGCGGTCGAGGCGCCCCGGGCGGCCCCGGCGATGATGGGGGCATGAGCGCGAGCGACCGTCCCTACCGCGTCACCGTCGTCTGCCACGGCAACATCTGCCGCTCGCCGATGGCCGAGATGCTCCTGCGCGAGGCCTTCGACGACGCCGGCCTCGGCGACCGCGTCGAGGTCGACTCCGCCGGCACCTCCGCCGAGG is from Arthrobacter sp. NEB 688 and encodes:
- a CDS encoding 8-amino-7-oxononanoate synthase; the encoded protein is MSSPLDWIRDAADARAAVGLTRRLVTTKARDVLDLAGNDYLGLRHHPAVVAGAVAAVETYGTGAGASRLVTGTLDVHEELEAALTATTGAPSALVLSSGYTANLSVLTTLADAGTLVVSDEHAHASLIDGCRLARAAVTVSRHNDLEHVAELLARRDTPRAVVVAESVYSVLGDAAPVEDLVALTAEAGALLVIDEAHALGVVGPGGAGLVAASGSMGAEHVVVTTTLSKSLASQGGAVLAAPEVREHLVNTARPFVYDTGLAPAAAGAALAALEVLRDHPELPARLHANAARLAAALGIEAPTGAVMSVPMPGPHETVEAVEAALALGVRVGAFRPPSTPDGSSRLRITAHAHHTAHDLDRAADVLTELVPGRAA
- the bioD gene encoding dethiobiotin synthase, encoding MSDPRALPSVVVVTGTGTGVGKTVATAALAALVRGRGSEVQVVKPTQTGVGPGDPGDVDEVRRLVGDDLVTHELLRLRDPLSPEAAARREGVTLPPVAVHARRIGELATQSHVTLVEGAGGLLVRLDSRGGTLADLGAALRYKGVSCGVVLVASPGLGVLSTAALTAEALAARSLPLIGVVVGAWPTDPGLAETENLVDLPRVTGAPLWGCIPDGVGSMDAAAFSAAAPGWFDIS